CAAACTGCAAATCTCAGCAATTGGAACGCCACCGGTGCTAGTGCAACGAACTAGAAACTTATTTTAGTTCCATTTGTTAAGTACAGACGGCAGCAGCTGACATTAGACAATTTGTCCTGTcttccttggttgtgacaatgtcataatctatggttgtgacttttaCTAAACGGGCGTTAGGCCTAaaaatgaactacatgtacttaatttcatggtttgtaaGTGTCTCATCCATCCATTCTCACCGCTTGCTGCACATTCTGATCCAAATACCTGTACCAAATCAATGACTTTTAACTGGCACATGTCATAAGGATTCTTTTCTCCAGACTATCATCCTCTTCTGTGGCATCTTTTCTTTCGTCCTTCTATGCGTCTTATGACATTCATCCTGACAATGAGCGGATCCACTAATGGGTATAATCAAGTAACTATAAAGGTACTTGGTATAATGACCTGTCTTTCAATACTCAACAGACAAGACAAATATTCTGAGACTATTTTTTATATGATTAAATATCTTGTTGtcttttgacaatttttataTCAGTTTGATTGGGAAGTATTAATACAATTACATAGATACACTTGAGGTTTGTGTCTCGTTTTTCCCACCGCAGATCGTTCCAATCCCTCCCAAAGGCACAAACAAATCCAGCACAATTGCTTTTGCTCACGACTTTTGCTAGCATTTGTGTTGTTTACATTGCTTCAAAGAGAAGATTGCCACTGTCAATTGGACCCCTTACCCTCGCCTGACGCCAATGGCCTGACGACAATGATTGACATCACTCAGTACCTAACAGTTGGGTGTACAGATGTATAAAATTAAGTCGCTGGGCCTACAGGCGTAACTTTGGCCTTGACTACGTTGTGCTTGCTGTCAACAGGGTATGATGGTTTTGTGTTTGCAACGTCTTACAAtcaattctaaaatcaattCATGATCAATATCCTTGTAATCAATCGCTGATCATTTCGCTCACTCATCAGAGTCCAACTTTTGCTACGTATCTGTCCTTATAAGGAATCAGTACACACTATCTCCTCACAGCTTGTTCAACAACTGGAATTTGACTCCGCCCTTCTGAAGTCTCTCAATGATGCTTGTGTTTGCAAAGGCTGCGGCAGGAGTGTAAACACCACCACTGGAAAAGAAGTCAGAGCTTACAAACATTGATTAGAAACTAGACTAGTGGTCATTGCAGatgcctgcaacaagaattgaTTACAAGAGATTATTTGTCACACATAGTAGCGATTGTAATCGTAGATCGCAGTGATTTAAATTTCTCATCTCCACGGCGCTTAAGTCAGAATGAATCAAAAGATTGAGATTTACTTATCAAGGCATCAAAGGCTCCAAACCAAGTTTCTGCTGAGCTCAACTTCCCAAAAAACCAGTTGCAGCTCCCCACGTTAGATCAAATGTCAATCAAGTTCAATTTTTACTAACGTTTTTGGCAGTTTGGATGTTTCTTTCAAAATGGTCAGTCCGGATTCAACCATGGCAAGAGGGGTGAAGGCATAACCAGCATCTGAAGAATAGGTTTTAGCATGAAACAGAAGAGACGAAAATAAGCATAACTTGATCTTACCAGCAGTCATGTGCATTAAAGTGAGGCTCACAAATGGATTTCTGATTATATCCATTTGTTTACATGTAATCGAGTAAACTGTCATGTTGTGGTGATTGTCAACTTTTAGGGGATTCAGAATGATTGTTGGTCTCCAGATGACCAACATGTGATGGGTAGACAAACCCACCAACTGCAGACAATTGTCAATAACAAAGATGTCCCGAAAGGAGGTTTTCCTCTCAAGACACAGAACTCTTGAATGATTACAAAGACATGGACAATGATTTGCCGAGTAGAGTTTAACCTACCTGGTGCAATCATCCTGAATGAAATATTCTTGTCTGGCCCTTGGGGATGCTTCTCACCAACAGGCAGCTTCTTTCCCCAGCCTCGGCCAACCATTGTGTGGATGAAGGACGACTTCTCAATCTATGAAAGAATATGTCAAATAATCACTGCACATGTGGGATACTGGGTTCTCCAGGTGGTGACCCTCAGCTACTTCATGCCAGTTTTTGATGTCACGAGACTCTGTCACGGCGTGAAATTCTTCTGTATATTTTTACatacagaatttctttctcGGTGGATTTAAACCCTTTCTTCAGGAGACAAAGGCATGTGCACCTGGTTTATAACAGTAGACATCATACTCTACATCAAGTAGACATCAAACTGTACATCAATGTTTTACTCACCACTTTGCGTGCTGGTCCATTCTTGCTAAAAGCACCAAGTGTGAATAGTCGCGGATACTGAAAAAGTGAAACAGCTTCTAAGAACTCATTTGAAGGATATTCAGCATGCTACCTATAAAACACATGCCACTATCACAGTTTTGTACTGTTGCTGATGACAGGAAAACACCTAGTAACTGCCAAAAGAGTTATGCCACCACAGGTTACTTTTTCTCACTTTCGAGACGAGTTTTTAAAGAAGTCTACCCAATGCACCAGGCAAATGGATTTTTGGTCTTCAGCagtttgatttaacatttaagAATGGTTCCAATATCTTCTTATTCTTAGTGTGAGACAACAGCTTCAAATTCTTAGGTAGGTGGATATCACGAATCCAGCTGTGGCCTACAGGTCTTCCTCTGTTATCCACAGATTTCATCGGAGTTAACTTACCTTCAACAAGAGGCGTCGACCAAGTCGGAATGTGGAGAACACTTTGAGGGTGATTCCCATACTGATGGCAACAAGACATGCCAGAATACCAGGCATACGGATGTATGACCGGTATTGAATCTGCAACAGAGAGGAATAAACAGTCCAGCTATAAAAAACTGTTTTGGTTTTATTTGAGAAAGTTAACGAATGCATGTCAGTTCAACTGAGCAAAACAACTTTCCAAAATCTCTGTCTTTTACATCGACAATGCTGGCATCTTTCTGAGAGAGCAAACATTTCAACTCCAGGTTATTTGATGAATACAGAGATTTGCTCTGATTTTTACAGCAAAGGCAGAAGTAACTCACAACTTACAGGTCTTTCTTTATTCTCAAAATAGTTATGTCTCGTCGACCTGCGGACAATGTCACAGTCTTGTGGAAAGAATGGCAATACCCTCCCATTTGCTTCAGTACTGTAGGAGATAGGGGTCCTGGAAATAGGATTAGGATGTATTATAATCAACTTACAGGCCTTTCATTGTGTTCATTTAGGTTGTGTCTCGCTGTTCTTCTGACAATATCTTGGTCGCCTTGAAAGAAGGGAAGTAATCTGCCCTTCACCTCGTCACTGTAGGAAAGTGCACTCCTGAAAAAGTGCATTTTTTTGCTGTGCTATCTTTATCAAAATTCGTTGTTGTACGTAATACTAGGAGATAACGGATTATTCATTTATAATCATTCCATCCCATGCCCTAACTGAAACCGTGAATGCTGTTATCCCCACAAAGAGTTAAGTACCAAATGTACGGACTACAGGCACAACCACGAACCTTGCTGGCAGAGCATAATCTGGCTTTGGCAATCTCTCTTTAAAAAGATCTCGCCTGACATCCTTCAGTTCTTCTCCCTTCTCTGGATTGAGCAGCGTAACGACCGTGTGATAGGTTCCAAAGTTTCCGCCACCACCCTTGCAAAACAAACAGATAAAGAATTAAACAATGTGGCGAAATCGACATGGTATTTGTTCTTCCAGACATACTGCTACTTTTGTTGGTCTTTTTGGCTTGTTTAAACCAAATTTAGGtcaaataattacaaaatttgGATTGATACAGCACCTGGCTGAAGAAATTTAAACTGGAAAACAGCCAGTATTTGATATTGATCAAACGTGTTGAAAGACTTCCCTAAACACAACTTACCTGAAGCCCAACAAAGCTTTCTATGGAATTAAGTTCACCTGAAACATAAAGAAATATGTGTATTGAAAGTTAAGCAAATATTACTCTATTTTGATCTTTTACTCCCCTTGGAAGTTAAGCAAAGGCCGGAAACAATCAAATAATCACATATATTTGGCTTGGACGTAAAGCTACTCCTTGGAAATGTTATGCTATTTTGACCTTTAACTAACATGCGATCTCACTGGCCCTACTACTGGTATATTTGAACTTCAGGACCTATTCTGAATCTGGCAACATTTTAAACAAGGAGTCTTGATTTAAGAAGATTGCCTGATAACACGTAACTGATGAATAGACCAAGAATGCCATCAGCAACAATAGCCATGGATGGTTCTCCACAACTTGAATTCTTGCTGCTCTTTTTAATAGAAAGTATGAAGCTATTTCTACTCACCATCAAAGTGCTTCTTTGCATAAAGAACCCCAATATCAGCTGGAACACTGTCAAATCCACATGCTTCTACTACATAGACACCAGCCTTTTCTGCTTTATCATGGTACTTAAGGTCCATTTTCTCATGGAActtaaaaaggaaaagatgaataTTTCAATGCTGATATCTATATGGCTTTGAATCCTCCCGATtctcatttcaaaattttattaGTTTTCTAGTGGTAAAATACTATCATTCAAATGTCTTCCTCA
Above is a window of Lineus longissimus chromosome 3, tnLinLong1.2, whole genome shotgun sequence DNA encoding:
- the LOC135485557 gene encoding saccharopine dehydrogenase-like oxidoreductase isoform X3, translated to MPILEADVSNESSLNTMCQQAQLVLNCVGPYVFYGEKVVKACIDNKAHHVDISGESLFHEKMDLKYHDKAEKAGVYVVEACGFDSVPADIGVLYAKKHFDGELNSIESFVGLQGGGGNFGTYHTVVTLLNPEKGEELKDVRRDLFKERLPKPDYALPARTPISYSTEANGRVLPFFPQDCDIVRRSTRHNYFENKERPIQYRSYIRMPGILACLVAISMGITLKVFSTFRLGRRLLLKYPRLFTLGAFSKNGPARKVIEKSSFIHTMVGRGWGKKLPVGEKHPQGPDKNISFRMIAPDAGYAFTPLAMVESGLTILKETSKLPKTGGVYTPAAAFANTSIIERLQKGGVKFQLLNKL
- the LOC135485557 gene encoding saccharopine dehydrogenase-like oxidoreductase isoform X2 codes for the protein MADHTNSSTKIFDIVVFGASGFTGQYVVEYLARVFEEEGGLKWAVAGRSKKKLAAVLEEASKQTGKDLRNMPILEADVSNESSLNTMCQQAQLVLNCVGPYVFYGEKVVKACIDNKAHHVDISGESLFHEKMDLKYHDKAEKAGVYVVEACGFDSVPADIGVLYAKKHFDGELNSIESFVGLQGGGGNFGTYHTVVTLLNPEKGEELKDVRRDLFKERLPKPDYALPARSALSYSDEVKGRLLPFFQGDQDIVRRTARHNLNEHNERPIQYRSYIRMPGILACLVAISMGITLKVFSTFRLGRRLLLKYPRLFTLGAFSKNGPARKVIEKSSFIHTMVGRGWGKKLPVGEKHPQGPDKNISFRMIAPDAGYAFTPLAMVESGLTILKETSKLPKTGGVYTPAAAFANTSIIERLQKGGVKFQLLNKL
- the LOC135485557 gene encoding saccharopine dehydrogenase-like oxidoreductase isoform X1 produces the protein MADHTNSSTKIFDIVVFGASGFTGQYVVEYLARVFEEEGGLKWAVAGRSKKKLAAVLEEASKQTGKDLRNMPILEADVSNESSLNTMCQQAQLVLNCVGPYVFYGEKVVKACIDNKAHHVDISGESLFHEKMDLKYHDKAEKAGVYVVEACGFDSVPADIGVLYAKKHFDGELNSIESFVGLQGGGGNFGTYHTVVTLLNPEKGEELKDVRRDLFKERLPKPDYALPARTPISYSTEANGRVLPFFPQDCDIVRRSTRHNYFENKERPIQYRSYIRMPGILACLVAISMGITLKVFSTFRLGRRLLLKYPRLFTLGAFSKNGPARKVIEKSSFIHTMVGRGWGKKLPVGEKHPQGPDKNISFRMIAPDAGYAFTPLAMVESGLTILKETSKLPKTGGVYTPAAAFANTSIIERLQKGGVKFQLLNKL